The nucleotide window AAGGTAATATCTTCATTTGCTACTACCTTGCCCCCTAAAAATTCCTTACGTATATTTTCCATCTCCAGGATATATTCCGATTTTTCGCTTTCCTGTGCCGTACCCGTTTCTTTTTCAATATTCATAGCCATATCAGGATCCTTTCTAGTAAAAAAAGTCATTTATATTATATTTTATATCATAATCTCTCAGATTCTTCACATCTGTTTTTATGAGTTTAACATCTATCTTGTAGTTTGGAAAATAATAAAAAGATTCTCTCCCGTTCATAAAAATAACTGTATTTTCCTCATTATACGTATAACCGTGATAAAGATTATTATCAAGCAGAAGTATTCTTCTTTTTAATTTTATCTGTTTCTGTGCCAGTTCTTCTATCGCACGGGAATCAAAATTAGTAATATAAAGAGTTAACGGAATATCCGGAAACAAAGCCTGATCTTCTATTTTTGTAGATAATGCTATATCTTTTTCAAATTTATACATTACTTCATCTGAAAAATCTTTCAGATCAATGTCTTTATAGTCCTCTTTATAAAAATACTCCACAGGAGTTACTTTATATCGGTCTACCAGTCTCTTTCTTCCTTCGTTCAGCTCCTCTATAAGATTTTCCTTATCCAGTTCTGTATAAACATTAGATTCCACAAACCCTTTTTTCTCAAGTATTTTATAAAGCACAAAAATTTGTCTGTTTAGTTTTTCCTGATCTGTATCCATATATTCCTTGACTTTTATTTCTCTAGAAAGACTTTTCAAAAGTTCTGTCTGGTCATAAGTCAGCGAAGAAGCAGCCTCTTTTAATACTTCCTCACTTTTCAGGGTATTCCCGCTTTCTATTTCCAGAAAGTCGCTGTACATCTCTTTAGTTAATAATATCGAATATTTTTTATTATTTTTCTTTGTATAATCCAAAAATTCCGAAAAAGTTTTCAAAAAATTCATTTTTTCGTATAAATCACTGGGATAAACCGGTTCAAAAAGATAAAGCGTGTACTCTCCCGGAAGTATTTTTTCCTGTACTTGTTTCCCGTCTACATACAATGTAACGTTCTCAAATATAGGTTTCTCTTCCTCTTTTAATTTTATTTCAGACTTTATCCTGTCAAAGAGGCCTGCATAAGCCCCAATTGACAGAAATACAAAAACTAACATATAAATTGTTTTTTTCATTTCTCCTCCGTTTTTTTAACTCTCTTTTATTTTTATTGCAATATCTTCGGGAACTACTTTTTTCAGTTCTTCAAGACTTGCCTCTTTTATGTTCTTCATTGTACCGAATTTATTTATTAACTCTTTTTTACGCTTTGGTCCGATACCATATATATCATCAAGAAAACTTTTTACATTTCTTTTGCTTCTCAGCTTTCTGTGATAAGTAATACCGAATCTGTGAGCTTCATCTCTTATTCTCTGAAGTATTTTCAAAGCTTCGTCACTTTTGCTGAATATATACGGCTCAGTTTCCCTGCTCTTAAAAATTTCTTCTTCTCTCTTTGCTATACTTATTATATCTACCATGTGACTTTTGTCAATAGAATCTATTACCTCTGTTGCTACACCAAGCTGACCTTTCCCTCCATCTATCAGGATCAGATCGGGAAATTCTTCATCAGAAATCTTTGAATATCTCCTTGTAAGGGCTTCTCTCATCATATGAAAATCATCAGGGGTATCTTTTGTCTGTATTTTAAAATGTCTGTATTTTGACGTATCTGGATTACCATCTATTGCCACTGTCATGGCAGCTACAGCATCCTTTCCCTGAATATTCGATATATCAAAGCAGTCTATTCTTCTTGGGAGCTTTCTCAGGTTCAGCTCAAGCTTCAGCTTTGTGATCCCTTCTTCAAGTATTTTTTTCTGCTTAAAGTATTTCTCTACTTCTTCATGCAGATTCAGATAACCCATTTCCAGAAGTTGCTTTCTTCTGCTGTCTATTGACGGGAAATACAACTTTATTTCTTTATTTTTTTCTGCCTTTACCCATCCCTTTATTAATTCACTGTCTTCTTCATATTTTTTATCCAGAATTATATTTTTAGGAATATTTCTTTTCTCGTAATATGCAGTAAAGACCCTGTGAAACAGGTCATCTTCCTGAACATTTTCCAAAGACACATAAATATGGTTTTTATTTATTATTTTACCGTCTCTGATATCCAAAACGCATATAAAGGATTTTTCCCCTATCTGGTCAATAACAAATACATCTTCGTCTATCTCCCTGCTGTATTCAATCACCTGATTCTGGAGAAGTCTTTTCAGCGAGTTTATTTTTTCTCTTTCCCTTATTGCTCTCTCAAACTCCATATTTTCACTAAATTCTTTCATTCTTGTTTCAAGACTGCCGAGAATTTTGTTTTGCTGCCCTTTTAGAAAATTTTTAAAATTATTTACATTTTCATTATATTCAGCTGCGGAATCCTTAAATACACACGGCCCTGTGCAAAGGTTCATATAATACTTCAGACATGGTCTGTCATATTGCTTTTCCATATTTCTGTTGCAGTCCCTTATGGGAAATATTTTCAAAAGCGACTTTACAGCAAAATATATCCCCATAGGATAAGGTCCGAAATAGTCCGCATCTTTACTGTCTAATTTTTTGGTACTTCTTACTATTTCTATCTTTGGGAATGTTTCTTTGGTTATTTTTATATAAGGATAAGTTTTTTCATCCTTCAGCATTATATTATATTTCGGTTTATACTTTTTTATCAGATTATTTTCCAGAATAAGTGCCTCTACCTCATTCTGACATATAAAAAACTCAATGCTTCTTATATTTTTAACCAGTTCAAGTGTTTTTACAGTATGCGAGCTGATATTTTTGAAATACGACGAAACCCTGTTTCTTAGATTCTTCGCTTTTCCTACATATATTACCTTGCCTTTTTCATTTTTCATAATATATGTTCCGGGATTCAGAGGTATCTCGTTCAGCTTTACAGGAGGCTCTATATTAGTCATATGATCTCCTTTTCTCCCACTTCTCTGTGATAGTATGTTATTTTATAGTCAAATTTTTCACTTAATTCTTTATGAAGCTTATTTACATAAGAAACAGATCTGTGCTGCCCGCCCGAGCATCCTATTCCTATACGCAGATGTGCCTTTCCTTCCTCTTCATACTCGGGAATCAAATAAACAAGCATATCAAAAAGCATCTTATAAAACTTTTTACTTTCCTTGGAATCCACCACATAATTATATACATCTATATGATTTCCCGTTTTATTTTTCAGGTCTTCTATATAATAAGGATTTGGCAGAAATCTTAAGTCAAACATAAGATCCAAATCCAGAGGAATCCCGTATTTAAAACCGAAAGATGTAAGATTTATGCTTAATTTGGAAATATCCCTTGTATATTCTCTTTCCAGTATTTCATAAAGCTCTTTTGTACTAATATTACTTGTATCTATTACTGTATTTGCCTTTGGTTTTAACTTTTCTATGAGATGTCTTTCTTTTTTTATATTGCTCAAAAGAGTATCATAGACTTTCAAAGGATGCTTTCTCCTGCTTAGTTCATACCGGTTTAACAGAATATCATTTTTTGCATCAAGATAAATTACACTGTATTTTATCTTTTCTTCATCAAGAATATCCAGCTGCTCCTCGAATTTGCTTATTATTTCCATATCTCTTATATCTATACTCACGGCTATTTTATCCCGTTTTCCCTTGGTAAGAAATATTTGTCCTATATATTGAAATAACTGTATCGGAAAATTGTCTATACAGAAATATTCTCTATCCTCAAAAAATTTCAGTGTTACGGATTTCCCGGCACCGCTCATTCCTGTTATAATTATTAGTTCTCTCATCTAGTACCCTTTCTCATTTAAATTTTGTATATGAGTATTTTGAAACGGCAGAAGTATTTTGACATTGACCAGTTTTTATCCGCTGATATTCAAACCAGACAAAACGCTAGTGCCTTACTTTATGTTTTTCTTATATTTTAACAAATATTATATACTCACTCAAGTTTTTTTGTAAAACAACGCATTTTCTAAGGTATTTTAAAGATTTAGATGATATAATCACCATGTAAATTTCATGAGTTGAGGTGAATTGATGAAAAAGGTTTTAAATTTTTTATTTCTGGCGCTTTTTTTTATATTCGGATACGGTTTGTATTTATACATACAGCCCGAAGTAGGAATTCCGAACTTTCTTATCCAAATGTCGGTTAATAAGAAATTTCCTATAGAAAAAAGTTATGCTGTCGGCAAGATAAAACTTAGCCATCCAAAGACTACATTAAGCGGTGACACGTTAATTATAGAAGCAAAATATAAAAATCAGGCTGTCGGAGACAGTATCAGCGGTACTATGACATTCCAGACGCATGTTAAGTATGATTCAGTTGATTCAAAACTTTATCTTGATAAATTTGAACTGGTTAATGTTACCAAAGACGGGAAAGATATAGACATGCAGAAACACCCTATTATCAGAACAGCGTTAGGAGCTTCATTCAAAGGGCTGGAAAAAGAGCCTATTCTTGATCTGAACGATTTCTCTTTTGTAGAAGATATCAGGATTTCAGACGGAAAGTTTATAGTTTATAAGTAGATATAAAAATCCATATTTTGAAATAGTTTTCTATTCCATAGTATGGTTTTTTATTTTATAATTGTCTTTTTATTATATGTATGTTATTATTGGCTAAGAAAATTCATATTTTTTTATATTTTTTCAAATTCAAAAAAGAAATATTTTTTTACAAAATTTCTTTTTAGTAATAGAAAAGGAGAGAAAAATCTATGACAAAAGAAAAAATTATCTATCTGCGTCTTTTGAAAAACGGTCTTTTACGGCCTTTTGACTCAGTTCAGTCCTGTATTTATAATCTTATCGGCATACAGTCCCAGCATCAGCAGTTTGGTGAAATTTCCATTTTCAACAGAACAGATCCGGCCGCTGACCAGAATATATTAAAAAATTTATATTCCAGCCATGAAATAATAAAAACATGGGGTCAGAGAACTACTGTACATATGTACAGTATCAAAGACTGGACAAATATATCTGATATCTTTTTCGGCAATATTCCTGTAGTAAACAAATGCAGAAATGAAAATCCCGAAGAATTTGACCGTCTCCTTTCTCTTCTGGACGAAAAAGGAGAAGAAATGAAGATTCTTTCTAAAAAAGATATTCTGACTATTACTGAAAAAAGCAGCGGACACTTTTCTTTTGATAATAATGGACTTATGTACACTCTTATTATACAGTCTGCTTTATCGGGAATATTATTCGGGCTTCCCGAGATGCCTCACACTAAAAGTTTTATTCACTATAATAATGTAAATATAAAAAAATGGGAATTCAATAACGATCAGCAGACAGAAACCCTGAAAAATATCCTGCTTCGATATTTTACTTTCTATTCTCCCGCTACCCTTGCAGATTTCTGCCACTGGAGCGGTCTGAAAAAGTCTTTTGTAGAAAGTGTATTTAATGAAATAAAAAGTTCTCTTGAAGAATTTTCATTTGATAACAAAAAATATTATCTGCCAAAAAATGATGAAGACTATCTTTCTCTGAAAGACAGCAGCAGCTTTGATGACAATAAAGAAGTTCTTCTATTAGGTAAATTTGATCCTCTGTTTGTCTGTTACCGTCATAAAGACTGGATAGCCACACCGGCACAGGAAAAAGAAGTTTGGCGTACATCTGCAATAATAGAATCTGTTCTTCTTATAGGAAACAGGCTTTCAGGAACATGGCGCTACGAAACAAAAGGAAAAAATATGAATTTTAATTTTTTTATGTTTGAAAAAATCAGCACTTCTGAAAAGAAAAAAATAACTAAAAAGGCTGAGAATCTTGCTTTATTCCAAAATAAGAATATAAACGAAATCAATTTTTGCAGTTATTAAAAATGGAACCTTGAGAAAATATACAATATTTCTCCGGTTCCATTTTAAAATTTCTTACTTTTTATAAATTCCTTCCAAAACGCTTTCCCCTAAAACATGACCTTCCATTTTTTCATAAAGTTCATTCAGGTAGTAGCCTTTTTTCAAATCAAGCTTTTTATCCAAAGCATAAATAACAAATCTGTATTTATGATCTTTATCCGGCGGCATAGGCCCTCCGTAAAATGATGCTTCTTCGGCAGTAAATCCGCCCATGGCGCTTATCCAGCTGTTTAGTCCCTGAATAAGATCTGGATTGTTTCTGCTTTCATTTTCCGTGAGTTTTCTTTTCTCTGCTCCTATATCAGCCACACTCCAGTGTATCCACGTGAATCCTGTTACAGGTACAGCGTCCCTGTCTTCCATTATAATAACAAAACTTTTTGTTCCTTTGGGAGGGTCAGACCATTCCAGCGGAAGTGACCTGCTTCCCACACCCTTTATGTTATCGCTGCCTTTTCCGCCGTATTTCTCCTCTATAATATTATTTTTTATTCCTTCACTTTTTAAAATAAAATTTCCTTTACCAAAAATTAGTCCAGAAAATATCAGGCATATCAAAATTATATTTTTTTTCATATGTACATTCTCCTTTAATGATTTATTTTGCGCAGTAATTAAATATACCACATCAAAATCTTAAAGTGAATAACACACTTTTTTGTTAGTTATATAAATCTATGTAAGATACTCCCTGCCGTATTCCTGCATAAGCTTCAAAACAGGCAGTAAAGCCTCCCCTTTTTCAGTAAGATAATACTCTGTTTTCTTAGGATATACA belongs to Sebaldella sp. S0638 and includes:
- the uvrC gene encoding excinuclease ABC subunit UvrC, whose protein sequence is MTNIEPPVKLNEIPLNPGTYIMKNEKGKVIYVGKAKNLRNRVSSYFKNISSHTVKTLELVKNIRSIEFFICQNEVEALILENNLIKKYKPKYNIMLKDEKTYPYIKITKETFPKIEIVRSTKKLDSKDADYFGPYPMGIYFAVKSLLKIFPIRDCNRNMEKQYDRPCLKYYMNLCTGPCVFKDSAAEYNENVNNFKNFLKGQQNKILGSLETRMKEFSENMEFERAIREREKINSLKRLLQNQVIEYSREIDEDVFVIDQIGEKSFICVLDIRDGKIINKNHIYVSLENVQEDDLFHRVFTAYYEKRNIPKNIILDKKYEEDSELIKGWVKAEKNKEIKLYFPSIDSRRKQLLEMGYLNLHEEVEKYFKQKKILEEGITKLKLELNLRKLPRRIDCFDISNIQGKDAVAAMTVAIDGNPDTSKYRHFKIQTKDTPDDFHMMREALTRRYSKISDEEFPDLILIDGGKGQLGVATEVIDSIDKSHMVDIISIAKREEEIFKSRETEPYIFSKSDEALKILQRIRDEAHRFGITYHRKLRSKRNVKSFLDDIYGIGPKRKKELINKFGTMKNIKEASLEELKKVVPEDIAIKIKES
- the rapZ gene encoding RNase adapter RapZ — protein: MRELIIITGMSGAGKSVTLKFFEDREYFCIDNFPIQLFQYIGQIFLTKGKRDKIAVSIDIRDMEIISKFEEQLDILDEEKIKYSVIYLDAKNDILLNRYELSRRKHPLKVYDTLLSNIKKERHLIEKLKPKANTVIDTSNISTKELYEILEREYTRDISKLSINLTSFGFKYGIPLDLDLMFDLRFLPNPYYIEDLKNKTGNHIDVYNYVVDSKESKKFYKMLFDMLVYLIPEYEEEGKAHLRIGIGCSGGQHRSVSYVNKLHKELSEKFDYKITYYHREVGEKEII
- a CDS encoding DUF1439 domain-containing protein — encoded protein: MKKVLNFLFLALFFIFGYGLYLYIQPEVGIPNFLIQMSVNKKFPIEKSYAVGKIKLSHPKTTLSGDTLIIEAKYKNQAVGDSISGTMTFQTHVKYDSVDSKLYLDKFELVNVTKDGKDIDMQKHPIIRTALGASFKGLEKEPILDLNDFSFVEDIRISDGKFIVYK
- a CDS encoding DNA glycosylase AlkZ-like family protein; translated protein: MTKEKIIYLRLLKNGLLRPFDSVQSCIYNLIGIQSQHQQFGEISIFNRTDPAADQNILKNLYSSHEIIKTWGQRTTVHMYSIKDWTNISDIFFGNIPVVNKCRNENPEEFDRLLSLLDEKGEEMKILSKKDILTITEKSSGHFSFDNNGLMYTLIIQSALSGILFGLPEMPHTKSFIHYNNVNIKKWEFNNDQQTETLKNILLRYFTFYSPATLADFCHWSGLKKSFVESVFNEIKSSLEEFSFDNKKYYLPKNDEDYLSLKDSSSFDDNKEVLLLGKFDPLFVCYRHKDWIATPAQEKEVWRTSAIIESVLLIGNRLSGTWRYETKGKNMNFNFFMFEKISTSEKKKITKKAENLALFQNKNINEINFCSY
- a CDS encoding YbhB/YbcL family Raf kinase inhibitor-like protein produces the protein MKKNIILICLIFSGLIFGKGNFILKSEGIKNNIIEEKYGGKGSDNIKGVGSRSLPLEWSDPPKGTKSFVIIMEDRDAVPVTGFTWIHWSVADIGAEKRKLTENESRNNPDLIQGLNSWISAMGGFTAEEASFYGGPMPPDKDHKYRFVIYALDKKLDLKKGYYLNELYEKMEGHVLGESVLEGIYKK